One genomic window of Cinclus cinclus chromosome 6, bCinCin1.1, whole genome shotgun sequence includes the following:
- the ERH gene encoding enhancer of rudimentary homolog, with protein sequence MSHTILLVQPTKRPEGRTYADYESVNECMEGVCKMYEEHLKRMNPNSPSITYDISQLFDFIDDLADLSCLVYRADTQTYQPYNKDWIKEKIYVLLRRQAQQASK encoded by the exons ATG tctCACACAATTCTACTTGTCCAGCCTACCAAGAGGCCAGAAGGCAGAACATATGCTGATTATGAATCGGTGAATGAGTGCATGGAAG GAGTCTGTAAAATGTATGAAGAGCATCTGAAGAGAATGAATCCCAACAGTCCCTCCATTACATATGATATCAGCCAGTTGTTTGACTTCATTGATGACTTGGCAGACCTCAGCTGTCTTGT TTACCGTGCTGATACTCAGACATACCAACCATACAACAAAGACTGGATAAAGGAGAAGATCTACGTCCTCCTCCGCAGGCAGGCCCAGCAAGCAAGCAAATAA